In Mycobacterium sp. 050128, one genomic interval encodes:
- the rho gene encoding transcription termination factor Rho — MTDTDLFTADESTDSNQLPNAVTTDTPDVKTNVPAGSLSSMVLPELRALANQAGVKGTSGMRKNELIAAIKEMRGQANGTSAAAPSEDTGKSEQDKNQQKTAAEEPTAQGEQKDSANEGSQRRERRGASRDAGSATPAADEADGEGSAGRNGTAPRAAEKRDGGQADRRDGGQGQGQKESKNDDRGSDSGDQQGSGGQQNRGGSNQQDDDGDGRGGRRGRRFRDRRRRGERSGEGGGEAELREDDVVQPVAGILDVLDNYAFVRTSGYLAGPHDVYVSMNMVRKNGLRRGDAVTGAVRVPKEGEQPNQRQKFNPLVRLDSVNGGPVEDVKKRPDFQKLTPLYPNQRLRLETTPDRLTTRVIDLIMPIGKGQRALIVSPPKAGKTTILQDIANAITKNNPECHLMVVLVDERPEEVTDMTRSVKGEVIASTFDRPPTDHTAVAELAIERAKRLVEQGKDVVVLLDSITRLGRAYNNASPASGRILSGGVDSTALYPPKRFLGAARNIEEGGSLTIIATAMVETGSTGDTVIFEEFKGTGNAELKLDRKISERRVFPAVDVNPSGTRKDELLLSPDEFGIVHKLRRVLSGLDSHQAIDLLMSQLRKTKTNYEFLVQVSKTTPGNMDDD, encoded by the coding sequence GTGACTGATACGGACCTGTTCACGGCTGACGAAAGTACGGACAGCAATCAGCTGCCGAACGCCGTGACCACCGACACTCCGGACGTGAAAACCAACGTCCCGGCCGGTTCCCTGTCCTCCATGGTGCTGCCCGAGTTGCGCGCGCTGGCTAATCAGGCCGGCGTCAAGGGGACGTCGGGGATGCGTAAGAACGAGCTCATTGCCGCGATCAAGGAAATGAGGGGACAGGCCAACGGTACGTCCGCGGCCGCCCCGTCCGAGGACACCGGCAAGTCCGAACAGGACAAGAACCAACAGAAAACTGCCGCCGAAGAACCGACTGCCCAAGGGGAACAGAAGGATTCGGCGAATGAGGGCAGCCAACGCCGGGAACGGCGCGGCGCCTCCCGCGACGCGGGATCGGCCACCCCCGCCGCCGATGAGGCGGACGGCGAGGGCTCGGCGGGCCGCAACGGCACCGCCCCTCGCGCGGCCGAGAAGCGCGACGGCGGCCAAGCCGACCGGCGCGACGGCGGCCAGGGCCAAGGCCAAAAGGAATCCAAGAACGACGACCGCGGATCAGATTCCGGCGATCAGCAAGGCTCCGGCGGCCAGCAAAATCGCGGCGGCTCGAACCAGCAGGACGACGACGGCGACGGGCGTGGGGGCCGGCGCGGCCGCCGGTTCCGTGACCGCCGGCGTCGCGGTGAGCGCTCCGGCGAGGGCGGCGGCGAGGCCGAACTGCGCGAGGACGACGTCGTCCAACCGGTAGCCGGCATCCTTGACGTCCTCGACAATTACGCGTTCGTGCGCACTTCCGGATATCTGGCCGGCCCGCACGACGTCTACGTGTCCATGAATATGGTGCGCAAGAACGGCCTGCGCCGCGGTGACGCCGTCACCGGCGCGGTGCGGGTGCCCAAGGAGGGCGAACAGCCCAATCAGCGGCAGAAATTCAACCCGCTGGTTCGCCTGGACAGCGTCAACGGCGGACCGGTCGAAGACGTCAAGAAGCGTCCCGATTTCCAGAAGTTGACGCCGCTCTACCCCAACCAGCGCCTTCGCCTGGAAACCACCCCGGACCGGCTGACCACGCGAGTCATCGATCTGATCATGCCGATCGGTAAGGGCCAGCGTGCCCTGATCGTGTCGCCCCCCAAGGCCGGTAAGACCACGATCCTGCAGGACATCGCCAACGCGATCACCAAGAACAACCCGGAATGCCACCTCATGGTCGTGCTCGTCGACGAGCGCCCTGAGGAGGTCACCGACATGACGCGTTCGGTCAAGGGTGAGGTCATCGCCTCCACCTTCGACCGGCCGCCGACGGACCACACGGCGGTCGCCGAGCTGGCCATCGAGCGGGCCAAGCGGCTCGTCGAGCAGGGCAAGGACGTCGTGGTGCTGCTGGACTCGATCACCCGCCTGGGCCGCGCGTACAACAACGCGTCGCCCGCGTCGGGCCGGATCCTGTCCGGTGGTGTCGACTCGACCGCGCTGTACCCGCCGAAACGTTTCCTCGGCGCGGCGCGCAACATCGAAGAAGGCGGATCGCTGACCATCATCGCCACGGCGATGGTCGAGACCGGATCCACCGGTGACACGGTCATCTTCGAGGAGTTCAAGGGCACCGGTAACGCCGAGCTCAAGCTGGACCGCAAGATCTCCGAGCGCCGGGTGTTCCCGGCGGTCGACGTCAACCCGTCCGGTACTCGTAAGGACGAGCTGTTGCTCTCGCCCGACGAGTTCGGCATCGTGCACAAGCTGCGCCGCGTGCTGTCGGGTCTGGACTCGCACCAGGCCATCGACCTGCTGATGTCGCAGCTGCGCAAGACCAAGACCAACTACGAATTCCTGGTCCAGGTGTCCAAGACGACACCGGGGAACATGGACGACGACTAG
- the rpmE gene encoding 50S ribosomal protein L31, with protein MKADIHPAYGETTVLCGCGNTFQTRSTKDGGHITVEVCSQCHPFYTGKQKILDSGGRVARFEKRYGKRKAGADQESADK; from the coding sequence ATGAAAGCTGACATTCATCCCGCCTACGGGGAGACCACCGTGCTCTGCGGTTGCGGTAATACGTTCCAGACGCGTAGCACCAAAGACGGCGGTCACATCACTGTCGAGGTTTGCTCGCAATGCCACCCGTTCTATACCGGCAAGCAGAAGATCCTGGACAGCGGTGGCCGTGTGGCGCGCTTCGAAAAGCGCTACGGAAAGCGCAAGGCCGGAGCTGACCAGGAATCGGCCGACAAATAG
- the prfA gene encoding peptide chain release factor 1, translated as MTQPVQTIDVLLAEHAELERRLADPELHSNPDEARKAGRRFARLAPIVATHRKLGSARDDLETARELAADDDSFADEVVELEARVAELDTQLTDMLAPRDPHDADDVVLEVKSGEGGEESALFAADLARMYIRYAERHGWTVTMLGETTSDLGGYKDATLTIASKGDSADGVWSRLKFEGGVHRVQRVPVTESQGRVHTSAAGVLIYPEPEEVGEVQIDESDLRIDVYRSSGKGGQGVNTTDSAVRITHLPTGIVVTCQNERSQLQNKIRAMQVLAARLQALAEEQAQADASADRASQIRTVDRSERIRTYNFPENRITDHRIGFKSHNLDQVLDGDLDALFDALSAADKQARLQQA; from the coding sequence ATGACGCAACCGGTACAGACGATTGACGTGCTGCTTGCCGAGCACGCCGAGCTGGAGCGGCGACTGGCAGACCCCGAGCTGCACAGCAATCCCGACGAGGCGCGCAAGGCCGGCCGTCGATTCGCCCGCCTGGCCCCGATCGTCGCCACGCATCGCAAACTGGGGTCGGCGCGCGACGACCTGGAGACCGCCCGCGAACTGGCCGCCGACGACGACTCGTTCGCCGACGAGGTCGTCGAGCTCGAAGCGCGGGTGGCCGAACTGGACACTCAACTCACCGACATGCTGGCGCCGCGCGATCCGCATGATGCCGACGACGTCGTGCTCGAGGTCAAATCCGGTGAAGGCGGCGAGGAATCGGCGTTGTTCGCCGCCGACTTGGCCAGGATGTACATCCGCTATGCCGAGCGGCATGGCTGGACGGTGACCATGCTGGGCGAAACCACCTCCGATCTGGGCGGCTACAAGGACGCGACGCTGACGATCGCCAGCAAGGGCGACTCGGCCGACGGGGTGTGGTCGCGCCTGAAGTTCGAGGGCGGGGTGCACCGCGTGCAACGGGTCCCCGTGACGGAATCCCAAGGCCGCGTGCATACTTCGGCGGCCGGCGTGCTGATCTACCCCGAGCCCGAGGAAGTCGGCGAGGTGCAGATCGATGAGTCGGATCTGCGCATCGACGTCTACCGCTCGTCCGGCAAGGGCGGGCAGGGCGTCAACACCACCGACTCGGCGGTGCGAATCACCCACTTGCCCACCGGAATCGTCGTCACCTGCCAAAACGAACGATCGCAGCTGCAGAACAAGATCCGGGCGATGCAAGTGCTGGCCGCCCGCCTGCAGGCACTTGCCGAGGAGCAGGCGCAAGCCGACGCGTCGGCGGACCGGGCCAGCCAGATCCGCACCGTGGATCGCAGCGAACGGATCCGCACCTACAACTTCCCGGAGAACCGGATCACCGATCACCGAATCGGTTTCAAGTCACACAATCTCGACCAGGTTCTCGACGGTGACCTGGATGCGTTGTTCGACGCACTGAGTGCCGCCGACAAGCAGGCGAGGCTCCAACAGGCATGA
- the prmC gene encoding peptide chain release factor N(5)-glutamine methyltransferase → MTVLRRAIDSAAAVLAEAGIDSARWDAEELAAHVAGAERGRLTLIESIDDEFLVRYHDVVAARSRRVPLQHLTGTAAFGPVVLHVGPGVFIPRPETEAILEWATAQCLAAAPVIVDLCTGSGALAVTLSGHRPAARVIAIDDSETALDYARRNVEGTAVQLVRADVTTQGLLPELDGRVDLVVANPPYVPDGVELDPEVAQHDPAHAVFGGPDGMTVIGAVVDLAGRWLRPGGLFAVEHDDTTSSQTVELIQRTGLFEDVRARQDLTGRPRFVTACRSARG, encoded by the coding sequence ATGACCGTCCTACGGCGCGCAATCGACTCTGCTGCGGCGGTGCTCGCCGAGGCCGGAATCGATTCTGCGCGTTGGGATGCCGAGGAGTTGGCTGCTCATGTGGCGGGTGCCGAGCGCGGTCGGCTGACCTTGATCGAATCTATCGACGACGAGTTCCTGGTGCGATATCACGACGTCGTCGCCGCCCGCTCGCGGCGCGTGCCGTTGCAGCATCTCACCGGGACCGCGGCATTCGGGCCGGTCGTGCTGCACGTCGGCCCCGGCGTCTTCATCCCGCGCCCGGAGACCGAGGCCATCTTGGAGTGGGCCACCGCACAGTGCCTCGCCGCGGCGCCGGTGATCGTCGATTTGTGTACGGGATCCGGCGCGTTGGCGGTGACACTGTCCGGACATCGGCCGGCGGCGCGGGTGATCGCCATCGATGACTCCGAGACGGCACTGGACTACGCGCGCCGCAATGTCGAGGGCACCGCGGTGCAGCTGGTTCGTGCCGACGTCACCACGCAAGGCCTGCTGCCCGAGCTGGACGGACGAGTCGACCTAGTGGTCGCCAATCCGCCCTACGTGCCCGATGGTGTCGAGCTGGATCCCGAAGTCGCCCAGCATGATCCGGCGCACGCGGTGTTCGGCGGCCCGGACGGCATGACGGTGATCGGCGCGGTGGTGGACCTCGCTGGACGCTGGCTGCGCCCCGGCGGCCTGTTCGCCGTCGAGCACGATGACACCACGTCGTCGCAGACTGTCGAATTGATCCAGCGCACAGGGCTTTTCGAAGACGTCCGCGCTCGCCAAGATCTCACCGGCCGGCCAAGGTTTGTGACTGCCTGTAGGAGCGCTCGTGGCTGA
- a CDS encoding L-threonylcarbamoyladenylate synthase, with amino-acid sequence MAELFNCAEPEQRSVGISSAVGALKGGRLVVMPTDTVYGIGADAFDSSAVAALLAAKGRGRDMPVGVLVGSWHTIEGLVYTMPDGARELIRAFWPGALSLVVAQAPSLQWDLGDARGTVMLRMPLHPVAIELLREVGPMAVSSANVSGRPPAVNAAEARDQLGDLVDVYLDAGPSQQQAASTIVDLTGETPRLLRAGPVSVERIAEVLGMDPGRLIA; translated from the coding sequence GTGGCTGAGTTGTTCAATTGTGCTGAACCCGAACAGCGTTCGGTCGGTATCAGCTCGGCGGTCGGGGCGCTCAAGGGTGGCCGGCTGGTCGTGATGCCGACGGACACCGTGTACGGCATCGGCGCCGACGCATTCGACAGCAGCGCCGTGGCCGCGCTGTTGGCGGCGAAGGGCCGCGGGCGCGACATGCCGGTCGGCGTGCTGGTGGGCTCCTGGCACACCATCGAGGGCCTGGTCTACACCATGCCGGACGGCGCCCGCGAACTCATCCGCGCGTTCTGGCCCGGTGCGCTGAGTCTGGTTGTGGCGCAAGCGCCGTCGCTGCAGTGGGATCTCGGGGATGCCCGCGGCACGGTCATGCTGCGGATGCCGTTGCACCCGGTCGCGATCGAGCTGCTGCGCGAGGTCGGTCCGATGGCGGTATCCAGCGCCAATGTCTCCGGTCGTCCGCCTGCGGTGAACGCCGCCGAGGCGCGCGACCAACTCGGCGATCTCGTCGATGTCTATCTCGACGCGGGACCCTCGCAGCAGCAGGCGGCGTCGACGATCGTTGACCTCACCGGCGAGACTCCGCGCCTGCTGCGCGCCGGACCGGTAAGCGTCGAGCGCATCGCGGAAGTGCTTGGAATGGACCCGGGACGGTTAATCGCCTAG
- a CDS encoding glycosyltransferase family 4 protein: MAYGLVVSSDPASNLVSIAAGLHALSDRGAGVPLRELALVGLTAAIITYFVTGPVRVLATRLGAVAYPRERDVHVTPTPRMGGLAMFVGVLCAVFLASQLPALTRGFVYSTGMPAVLVAGAVIMGIGLIDDRWGLDALTKFAGQITAASVLVTMGVAWSVLYIPFGGVGTIVLDQASSILLTLALTVSIVNAMNFVDGLDGLAAGLGLITALAICVFSVGLLRDHGGDVLFYPPAVISVVLAGACLGFLPHNFHKAKIFMGDSGSMLIGLMLAAASTTAAGPISQNAYGARDVFALLSPFLLVVAVMFVPMLDLLLAIVRRTRAGRSAFSPDKMHLHHRLLQIGHSHRRVVLLIYLWVGIVAFGAASTIFFNPRDTGAVMLGAIVVAGVATVIPLLRRRDDYQDEDYDGR; this comes from the coding sequence GTGGCGTACGGTCTCGTGGTGTCCAGCGACCCAGCCAGCAATCTCGTCAGCATTGCCGCTGGTCTGCACGCGCTGTCCGACCGCGGCGCCGGGGTCCCGCTGCGCGAGCTGGCGTTGGTCGGACTGACGGCCGCGATCATCACCTACTTCGTGACCGGACCGGTGCGGGTGCTGGCCACTCGTTTGGGAGCGGTCGCCTATCCGCGCGAACGCGATGTGCACGTCACGCCGACCCCACGCATGGGCGGGCTGGCGATGTTCGTCGGTGTTCTCTGCGCGGTGTTCTTGGCATCCCAGCTCCCGGCGCTCACCCGCGGTTTCGTCTATTCCACCGGTATGCCGGCGGTTCTGGTGGCCGGCGCGGTGATCATGGGCATCGGACTCATCGACGACCGCTGGGGTCTGGACGCCCTGACGAAATTCGCCGGCCAGATCACCGCCGCCAGCGTGCTGGTCACGATGGGTGTGGCATGGAGCGTGCTGTACATCCCGTTCGGCGGCGTCGGCACCATCGTGCTGGACCAGGCGTCGTCGATCCTGCTGACGCTGGCGCTGACGGTGTCGATTGTCAACGCGATGAACTTCGTCGACGGGCTCGACGGGCTGGCGGCCGGGTTGGGGCTGATCACCGCGCTGGCCATCTGCGTGTTCTCGGTCGGTCTGCTGCGCGACCACGGCGGCGACGTACTGTTCTATCCGCCCGCCGTCATCTCCGTCGTGCTGGCGGGGGCCTGCCTTGGCTTTCTGCCACACAACTTCCACAAAGCCAAGATCTTCATGGGCGACTCCGGGTCGATGCTGATCGGCTTGATGCTTGCTGCCGCGTCCACCACCGCGGCCGGACCGATCTCGCAAAATGCCTACGGCGCCCGTGACGTCTTTGCTCTGCTGTCACCGTTCCTGCTGGTGGTCGCGGTGATGTTCGTGCCGATGCTCGACCTGTTGCTGGCCATCGTGCGGCGCACCCGCGCGGGCCGCAGCGCGTTCAGCCCCGACAAGATGCATCTACACCATCGGTTGCTGCAGATCGGCCATTCGCATCGCCGGGTGGTACTGCTCATCTATTTGTGGGTCGGCATCGTCGCGTTCGGCGCCGCCAGCACGATCTTTTTCAACCCGCGCGATACCGGCGCGGTGATGTTGGGCGCCATCGTGGTTGCCGGCGTTGCGACGGTGATCCCGCTGTTGCGCCGCCGCGACGATTACCAAGACGAGGACTACGACGGGCGGTAG
- a CDS encoding ATP synthase subunit I, with protein MTTPAQDAPLVFPSVAFNPSRLLVVCAGITAVAVAGAAFSGHLMVGVFFGVGLLLGLLNALLVRRSVASITAKEHPMKSSMALNSATRLAIITVIGLIIAYIFRPAGLGVVFGLALFQVVLVLSTALPVWKKLRAGDWAEPASEGTERGNTSDE; from the coding sequence GTGACGACACCAGCGCAGGACGCGCCGTTGGTGTTTCCGTCCGTTGCATTCAATCCGTCTCGGCTCCTGGTGGTTTGCGCTGGGATCACCGCGGTGGCGGTAGCTGGCGCCGCTTTCTCCGGTCATCTGATGGTCGGAGTGTTCTTCGGCGTCGGACTGCTCCTGGGTTTGCTCAACGCGCTGCTGGTGCGTCGCTCGGTTGCGTCGATAACGGCGAAAGAACATCCGATGAAAAGCTCGATGGCGCTGAATTCGGCGACTCGGCTGGCGATCATCACCGTCATCGGCCTGATCATTGCTTACATCTTCCGGCCCGCCGGCTTGGGCGTGGTGTTCGGCTTGGCCCTGTTCCAGGTGGTGTTGGTGCTGTCGACCGCCCTGCCGGTATGGAAGAAGCTGCGCGCCGGCGACTGGGCGGAGCCGGCGTCCGAAGGTACCGAAAGAGGTAACACCAGCGATGAGTGA
- the atpB gene encoding F0F1 ATP synthase subunit A: MSETRFLAEGAIEVGEHTHATWLGLTVNTDTILSTGIAAVIVLALAFYLRAKITSTGVPSGVQLFWEAITVQMRDQIEAAVGMRIAPFVLPLAVTIFVFILISNWLSVLPLQYTDKSGRTTELLSSAAADINYVLALALFVFVCYHVAGIWRRGIVGHPLAVLKGHVAFLAPINLVEELAKPISLSLRLFGNIFAGGILVALIALFPPYIMWAPNAIWKAFDLFVGAIQAFIFSILTILYFSQAMEIEDHHD, encoded by the coding sequence ATGAGTGAGACGAGGTTCCTGGCCGAAGGCGCAATCGAGGTCGGCGAGCACACCCACGCCACCTGGCTCGGGCTGACCGTCAACACCGACACGATCCTGTCGACCGGGATCGCTGCCGTGATCGTCCTGGCACTCGCCTTCTACCTGCGCGCGAAGATCACCTCGACCGGGGTACCCAGCGGAGTTCAGTTGTTCTGGGAGGCGATCACCGTCCAGATGCGCGACCAGATCGAGGCCGCCGTCGGGATGCGGATCGCACCCTTCGTCCTGCCGCTGGCGGTCACCATCTTCGTGTTCATCCTGATCTCCAACTGGCTGTCGGTGCTGCCGCTGCAGTACACCGACAAATCCGGGCGCACCACCGAGTTACTCAGTTCGGCGGCCGCGGACATCAATTACGTTCTCGCGCTGGCTCTTTTCGTATTCGTCTGCTACCACGTGGCCGGAATCTGGCGCCGCGGCATCGTGGGGCACCCGCTTGCGGTGCTCAAGGGTCACGTGGCGTTCCTGGCGCCGATCAACCTCGTCGAGGAACTCGCCAAGCCGATCTCGTTGTCGCTGCGACTTTTCGGCAACATCTTCGCCGGCGGCATTCTGGTCGCGCTGATCGCGCTCTTCCCGCCCTACATCATGTGGGCGCCCAACGCGATCTGGAAAGCGTTCGACCTGTTCGTCGGCGCGATCCAGGCGTTCATCTTCTCGATCCTGACCATCCTGTACTTCAGCCAAGCCATGGAGATCGAGGATCACCATGACTGA
- a CDS encoding F0F1 ATP synthase subunit C: MDPQVAAAALIGGGIIMGGGAIGAGIGDGIAGNALVAGIARQPEAQGRLFTPFFITVGLVEAAYFINLAFMALFVFATPVG, translated from the coding sequence CTGGACCCCCAAGTCGCTGCCGCTGCTCTCATCGGCGGTGGAATCATCATGGGCGGCGGCGCAATCGGTGCCGGTATCGGTGACGGTATTGCCGGTAACGCGCTGGTTGCGGGTATTGCCCGTCAGCCGGAAGCGCAAGGCCGGTTGTTCACGCCGTTCTTCATCACCGTCGGTCTGGTTGAGGCGGCGTACTTCATCAACCTGGCCTTCATGGCGCTGTTCGTCTTCGCCACCCCCGTCGGCTAG
- a CDS encoding F0F1 ATP synthase subunit B yields the protein MGDASRSVLASSQSVAEGGNNFLVPNGTFFFVLAIFLIVLAVIGTFVVPPVMKVLRERDAMVAKTATDTKKANEQFEAAQADYEKAMKEARVQASSFRDKARADGRKVVDDARADAERQVLATLQQAGEQLKRERDAVELDLRANVATMSATLASRILGVDVTTSAATG from the coding sequence ATGGGTGACGCGAGCCGCAGCGTTCTGGCGTCCAGCCAGTCAGTAGCCGAGGGAGGCAACAACTTCCTCGTCCCCAACGGCACGTTCTTTTTCGTGCTGGCGATCTTCTTGATCGTGCTGGCCGTCATCGGCACGTTCGTCGTGCCGCCGGTCATGAAGGTGTTGCGCGAACGCGACGCGATGGTCGCCAAGACCGCCACCGACACCAAGAAGGCGAACGAGCAGTTCGAGGCCGCGCAGGCCGACTACGAGAAGGCGATGAAAGAAGCCCGGGTGCAGGCGTCATCCTTCCGCGACAAAGCCCGCGCGGACGGCCGCAAGGTCGTTGACGACGCGCGCGCAGACGCCGAGCGGCAGGTGTTGGCGACGTTGCAGCAGGCCGGCGAGCAATTGAAGCGGGAAAGGGACGCCGTGGAACTGGATTTGCGTGCCAACGTGGCTACCATGTCGGCGACGTTGGCCAGTCGGATTCTCGGCGTCGACGTCACAACTTCCGCCGCGACAGGGTAA
- a CDS encoding F0F1 ATP synthase subunit B/delta, whose protein sequence is MSTFIGQLIGFAAIVFLVVRYVVPPVRNLMAARQNTVRQQLEDSAAAAERLTESTTAHSKAVEAAKSDAEQVVEEAKVDAGRIAEQLQAQAEIDAERIKAQGVRQAELLRAQLSRQLRLELGHESVRQAEELVRNYVADAQQQASTVDRILDELDAMAPAATDVKYPLMAKMRSASRRALKSVTDRFEAIAKDLDTRGLEKLAAELVSVAKMLNGEIVVTRYLTLPSEDAAPRVRLLERLLSGKVADTTFEVLTTAVSQRWSANSDLVEAVEHVARQALLEVAAREDRVDEVEDQLFRFARILEAQPRLAVLLGEYGAPAEGRVRLLRSVLQSATGQSNRITNSLLAQTIELLRGQSADDAVMFLAEAAVARRNEVVAQVTAAAEPTDAQRTRLIEVLSRIYGHPVAVQLQTDAALLGGLLISVGDEVIDGTLSSRLTAAAAQLPE, encoded by the coding sequence ATGTCGACGTTTATTGGACAGCTGATCGGTTTCGCCGCCATCGTTTTCCTGGTGGTGCGTTATGTCGTGCCGCCGGTACGCAATTTGATGGCCGCTCGTCAGAACACGGTGCGCCAGCAATTGGAAGATTCGGCGGCGGCCGCCGAGCGGCTGACCGAGTCGACGACAGCCCATAGCAAGGCCGTGGAAGCCGCCAAGTCGGACGCCGAGCAGGTCGTCGAAGAGGCCAAGGTAGACGCGGGACGGATTGCCGAACAGCTACAGGCCCAGGCCGAGATCGATGCGGAGCGGATCAAGGCACAGGGTGTGCGTCAGGCTGAGCTGTTGCGGGCCCAGCTGAGCCGTCAGCTAAGGCTGGAGCTCGGGCACGAATCTGTCCGCCAGGCAGAGGAATTGGTGCGCAACTACGTGGCCGACGCCCAGCAGCAAGCGTCCACGGTCGATCGCATTCTGGACGAGCTCGATGCCATGGCCCCCGCGGCGACTGATGTCAAGTACCCCTTGATGGCGAAGATGCGCTCGGCGAGTCGGCGTGCGCTGAAGAGCGTCACGGATCGATTCGAAGCCATCGCAAAGGATCTCGACACTCGCGGACTGGAAAAGCTGGCCGCTGAACTGGTTTCGGTAGCCAAGATGCTGAACGGCGAAATCGTCGTCACCCGGTATCTCACCCTGCCTTCCGAAGACGCCGCGCCCAGGGTCAGGTTGCTTGAGCGCCTGCTATCCGGCAAAGTCGCCGACACCACTTTTGAGGTGTTGACAACCGCTGTCTCGCAACGGTGGTCCGCCAACTCGGATCTGGTCGAGGCCGTCGAACATGTGGCGCGGCAAGCGCTGTTGGAAGTCGCCGCGCGCGAGGATCGGGTCGACGAGGTCGAAGACCAGTTGTTCCGGTTCGCCCGGATCCTTGAGGCGCAGCCGCGCCTTGCGGTCCTGCTTGGCGAGTACGGGGCTCCGGCGGAAGGCCGAGTCAGGTTGCTACGCAGCGTGCTCCAAAGCGCGACCGGCCAGAGCAATCGGATCACGAATTCACTGCTGGCCCAGACTATCGAGCTGTTGAGAGGTCAATCCGCCGACGACGCCGTGATGTTCTTGGCCGAAGCGGCGGTGGCACGCCGCAACGAGGTCGTCGCGCAGGTGACTGCGGCGGCCGAGCCCACCGATGCTCAGCGCACCCGGCTGATCGAGGTGCTCAGCCGCATCTACGGGCACCCGGTGGCCGTCCAGCTGCAGACCGATGCGGCACTGCTGGGCGGGCTCCTGATCTCCGTGGGCGACGAGGTGATCGACGGGACGCTCTCGTCTCGCCTGACCGCGGCCGCGGCTCAACTGCCCGAATGA